TAGATACAGGATGTGTAGAAAAACTGTCATAAATCGGTTGGACTCACCTGATCTTGAACCAGCAGAGCAGCCATGGTCACACTGCAGAGAGACGTCTGTGTCAACACGGCGCGCCAGCAGCTGGTGAAATGCTCCGATCGAGGCCGACGCACCACTTTTAAATGGCTGATATGTCAAGGTGCCCAACCCCGGCCCCGCCAGCAGCGTGAGTGAAGACAATTAGTGTCCCATTGTGTCTTTGCTTGAAGATCACGCCCCGACCaaaatgtttcagctgttgatcaTGCGAGGAGCTGTCATCTTAACGCCGCAGCTCAGGTTGAAGGCTGTTCTTATAGATCATAAAGCATCCATTTATTCAGACATCCCAGCTGCctgtgggcgagggcggggcGCATCCTCTCCTCCAACACAAAGGAACATATTTCCTGCCACCAGTGaacttcacatgcatgtttctggccTGAGAGAGGAAGCTGGAACCCACACAAacatgggaagaacatgcaaaccccacacaggCCATGTAAAACCATgtgaaaaatacatcatttcCTGCATTTGCACGTAAACTGACATCTTTTCATGAATGAAAATGCAGAAGAGAACTGGAAGAGACGCTATTCTTATGcgatttaaaatttaaaatggcTAACAAATCTTATACTAAAACTTCAGGAGACATGGTTAATGAAGGAACTGGCTGCTTTGAGTGTCACGGTGGTCCGCTGTGGAGACGGTACAGACTCACACCGCCGATAAGACGTGTGGAAGAAATGAATACAGTGATCTTTTACCAAGGACAGAAACTTGATAAGGAACTGTTTTTGATCCGCTCTCCTTTGATTCTGAGAGCTTCTTCTGATCCTGAGCAAAAGAGGACTGAGAAACAGtaagaaaaaaaccctccttgTTGAAAAATCATCTTTATTATAAAAACAGCGGTTAATGCAGAGCAGAGGGGGTTGATATTCTGTGCACGTCTGAGCGCTCTCCAAACAGAGGAACCGTCTCGTGATCGCATCCTGCTGCAGTATAAAAGTTTCCACGGCTCGATGCAAACTGGTATTTCCGGGTCTCGCCCTCGATCCAACAAACCGCCTGTGAATCATGACAACTTGTAAACAGATATGATAGATATGAATCATGTCAAACTGTGAGACTCGAGCTCACGCTGTTTCTACTGATCTGatcggagctgcaggagcaggtcGGCTGCTTCTGTGAGTTTAACCGAGTTCCTTCATGTGTCCGCAGGAGCCGTTTCTGCGTGGCGCTCAGACCGCGATGACCGCCTTGCCGATGTTCTCTCCCCGCAGCATCCCCATGAAGGCCGCCGGCATGTTCTCGAAGCCTTTAGTGACGGTCTCTCGGTACTTGATTTTACCCTGCGGAGGGAGAAACAGGAGCGATCAGAGCGAGCGTTCcatctgaaagagagagagagaggaagacttCTCACTGTGTACTTACCTCTCTCACCCACGCCATCAGTCTCTTCAGGGATTCCTGGTGTTTGTACTCCCAGCGGCTCTGCATGAAGCCCTCCatcttcagctgcttcatgttCATGTTGAATTGAGGGTACGGAcctgagagaggagaaaaaagggaACGCAAATGACAgaggagaaagtgaaaaaataagacagaaagagaaaaaaggagtgaaatgaggcgcaaaaacagaaaataaaacacagaaagaggtATATACAACGACGGAAAAGTCAaggagagagtgagacagaagataaaaaaacagaaaggacaccagagacagtgagagaacaattagaaagaaaaagacaggatAAGAgtcaaaaagacagaaataatgAGAGACAGATCAAGACAAATACAAGAATATAAAGGAAACGGAcagaaaaagaggggaaaagtTAAAGTgagtacaaagaaaaaaagaatgaaatgagaaaataatggAGAAAAAATAAGAATTTCAGAAAAGTAGGCTGTAtgtcgccctctgctggacagaagACGTCAGTGCATGTAGCGTGACTGTATcccagtttttcacattttgactgaaaagcCGGTTCAGCTCACCGGTCTGCGGCGTGGAGTCGTTGTACACAGAGATGCTTCCACACACGGCGATTCTCCCAAACTCCTTCATCTGCTCAATGGCGACGCTGGAAAAATAGCCTCCAAcctgaaagagaaggaaaagaaagtcAATGAAGGGACAGGAGTCCtggcaggaagcagctgacCGGCTGCGCTCACGTTCTCGAAGAAGCAGTCGTATCCCTCGGGGGACGCCTTCCTCAGCGCGTCCTCCAGCGAGCCCACGGTCTTGTAGTTGAAGACCTCGTCGAAGCCCAGCTCCTTGAGGAAGGCCACCTTGGCCTCGGAGCCCGCCGAGCCCACCACCTTGCAGCCCTTGATCTTGGCGATCTGCCCCACCACGC
The nucleotide sequence above comes from Salarias fasciatus chromosome 3, fSalaFa1.1, whole genome shotgun sequence. Encoded proteins:
- the LOC115386260 gene encoding prostaglandin reductase 1-like, whose product is MVQAKTWVLVKYFDGFPKNSDFELKVEELPEPKDGEVLLETVFLSVDPYMRPFSKFRMKEGDVMIGGQVAKVIQSKNPAFPVGSHVVGRHGWRTHTVCDGSQLEPVLADWPQDLPLSLALGAIGMPGLTALYGIEEVLGLKKGETLLVNAASGAVGSVVGQIAKIKGCKVVGSAGSEAKVAFLKELGFDEVFNYKTVGSLEDALRKASPEGYDCFFENVGGYFSSVAIEQMKEFGRIAVCGSISVYNDSTPQTGPYPQFNMNMKQLKMEGFMQSRWEYKHQESLKRLMAWVREGKIKYRETVTKGFENMPAAFMGMLRGENIGKAVIAV